The Urocitellus parryii isolate mUroPar1 chromosome 13, mUroPar1.hap1, whole genome shotgun sequence nucleotide sequence tctctctctctctctctctctccttaaccTTTTGGATTATGAAAAATCCTGTCTTGCAGTACATTTACTGGCAAGAAGAGGTGGTGTTTTCCCCCAGCCATGAATTCCTCATTTCACCTGCATTTCTTGGACCTCGGCCTGAACACCACTGAGAGCAACATTTCAGGACTCAGTGTCAAGAACAAGTCGTCTCCCTGCGAGGACATGGGCATTGCAGTGGAGGTGTTCCTGACCCTGGGTCTCATCAGCCTCTTGGAGAACATCTTGGTCATTGGCGCCATCGTGAAGAACAAGAACTTGCActcgcccatgtacttcttcgtGTGCAGCTTAGCGGTGGCCGACATGCTGGTGAGCATGTCCAACGCCTGGGAGACCATCACCATCTACCTGATAAATAACAAGCACCTGGTGATGGCAGACGCCTTTGTGCGCCACATTGACAATGTGTTTGACTCCATGATCTGTATTTCCGTGGTGGCCTCCATGTGCAGTTTGCTGGCCATCGCGGTGGACAGGTACGTCACCATCTTCTACGCGCTGCGCTACCACCACATCATGACGGCCAAGCGCTCGGGGGCCATCATCGCGTGCATCTGGACCTGCTGCACGGGCTGCGGCATCGTCTTCATCCTTTACTACGAATCCACGTACGTCATCGTGTGCCTCATCTCCATGTTCTTCACCATGCTCTTCCTCATGGTGTCCCTGTACATACACATGTTCCTCCTGGCGCGGACCCACGTCAAGCGGATCGCCGCCGCGCCCGGGTACAGCTCTGTGCGGCCGAGGACCAGCATGAAGGGCGCCGTCACGCTCACCATGCTGCTGGGGGTTTTCATCGTGTGCTgggcccccttcttcctccatctCATCTTAATGATCTCGTGCCCGCAGAACATCTATTGCTCCTGCTTCATGTCCCACTTCAACATGTACCTGATCCTCATCATGTGTAACTCCGTGATCGACCCTCTGATCTATGCCTTCCGCAGCCAAGAAATGCGGAAGACCTTTAAAGAGATCATTTGTTGCCATGGCTTCAGAGTGAGCTGTAGGTTCCCTAGCAGGTATTAATCCCAACGCCACCCTCTCTCTGGCTCTCAGTTCTCCTCTGGCAGAGCCGGTGAGGTCCACTAGGAATCCGAAGGATCACTAGGAAAATCGGAACTGCGTTCCCCTTATCTCTTCTCCAGTTCAGATGTGTCCGCCTTTTCTCCTGTGGTCACTGTCATGTCAAATGTGTGCATGTTGCTTCTCCATTTTGTAAGTGGACTGTGACAATTTTTCACTGTCCCTTTTCATCTTGCTATTTCTCAAGTCCAACCTCCCTCTGTGTGGACTTAGGGAATGCACAACACACAGAGTGCATGTAAGTCTAAGCCTGCTATTGGAAGAAAAAGCATGAccatctaggggctggggctgaggctcagcagtagagcacttgccctgcatgcgtgaggccctgggttcaagatcctcagcaccacataaaaaaataaataaaaataaagataagtgTGTACATCtgcaattaagaaaatgtttaaaaatgtatgaatatcTAGATTAtatatgattgctttttttttttttcttttgcccccGAAGCAGGTTCATCCTTTGCTCGGTTCACTGAAGAGTAACGTACGCTTTCCAGGAAAGAATAAACGGTGGAATTCTTTCCATTTGAAATGTCCTGTTCACTTGTATGGTTGTCTCTACAGCTCTCCTTTCCTGAACTTCTGGCTTTGTGGCTTGTATTTATAATTGTCTGAAAATGGAATTTCCTTAACTATGCTTCTGTCAGTCATGGTTTTGCACTTACCCACACATAAAACTGGATGCTGCAAACCTTGCCTCGTGTGTTGTGAGTCTCTATGATGACTCCTTACTGTCTTATCTGACTCAATCCAGGGTTTCCAAGTACTTGGGGGTGTGTCAGGGCCCTCCCCTCTCCTGCTGCACGGAGCGCGTGCCCCTGGCTGAGCTGTTTCTAACCCTTCTCACCCAGGGTCAGTCTTGGTGTCTGAAACCTTGTGTGTGGACACTTTGCACTATCTCAACCTGACTCTAGCAGCTGTTGAAGGTCGGGGGCCCAATCTGGTACCCAGGGAGCCCCATCTTCTCTAACCTGGAGTGGAGTGAGAATACCCCAGTTCAGGCCCCGGCTCGGCTATCGCTGGCTGTGGCCTTCCCTGAACATCTTATTTCACTCTCTGTGTCTGGGCTGACCTCTCCCAGGATGGTATTGAGGAAAAGGAGAACTTCCGGTAAACAGTGAAGCTCTAggaggattttctttttattttttaaaaatgaaccagATGGAAGAAAAACTAAGGGAGAATGCAGAGGTCAGTGGTCAGAGTAGTGGCCTGGACACCAGCAGACCTGCTGTGTGGCCTCTGGATCCCAGGGTCCTCATCTGAAGTGAAGTATACATTCCAATCTCTTAATGGCTTCTTGGTATgagtttttctctttggtttggaCATTCACACCTAGaaggaaatatgtaaaataaagcagTAGATCATCAGGGGCATACAACAGTGAGCTACTGGAACAAAGAGGGCCCTTCCTGCTGAAGTCTGTTGGGGCAGAGGAACTCCCCGGTGTAGTCACAGAAATCACCTGTGGGTATGACGCTCACCCTTGGGAGTGCAGAGTCGAGGTAAAATTGTGCTGGCATCAATAGGAAAGTGCATAAGACACCCAGATCTTTGGAAACTGGCAAATGAGTAAGTTATTAACAATTGGAATTTGAAGGGGCATCTAGCCCTTCAAATGTTCTCTGTTCCTTTTTGCTGAAAATTCCTGTGTGTAATCAGGAACAAGAAGCAGGTGATCACAATGTGATTATGGAAAACCCAGCCCTGTGTTCTGTGGCAGTGGCCTCCCGTCTTGTACAGAGTAGGCACTCATTTAATGTTTGTTAGGTGGCTAAGTAAATGTGTCAGATCTTCTAATAGCCCTGAGTGCTAAGTGACATCACCGGAGTTCCAGTTCCATAAGTGGAATGAAACTGACTCTCGTAGTTCACACTGGCTCATCAGGGAACTCAGTTCTTATTGGGCTAATTCTCGGTTCTGGTGCTTCATGACTCGGTACAAGGTCCGACCTTTTATGTGAAGGTCTTAAGGAAATGCTCCAATGTCTTTTAAGCCACATTTAAGTACTACAGTAATAGCCCATGTATTTAGATGTGTCTCCAGTTGGAAGGAATACATGTATGTAGCAACTTGGTCAGTATCTGTAAATGAGCCAACTCCTGTACCCAACCGACCCctgccccacaaaaaaaaaaaaaagaaaagaaaaaggaataaaaattaaaatacatgtaaCTCTTAAATCTTGAAGGGTGTTGTAGgttaaatttccttttctgtaggAAATCTATTTGGtgtaaaaatatatgttcaaagaaatggaaggacatatcaatttttaaaaatatgttaacaatggggctggggttgtggcttggcggtagagcgctggcctcgcacgtgagagaccctgggttcaatcctcagcaccacataaaaataaataaacaaaataaagatattgtgtccatgtatatataactaaaaaatttttttaaaaaaatggaaagacaagaGTGCCCATCTGAACTGGTCATGGGGTGTGTGGGATTCAGAAGGCTTTTGGTCTTTCTATCAATTTGTTGGCAGCTCCTGCAAAATAAGTAGGTACAATGATGGGCAAATTATGACCAAGactacttgaaaatatttattgtctatAGGATGTCCATTTCTCCATTCAAAATGGtttaacaaatgaaagaaaacttcacatttgattttatatactgtCCAAAAGTCTATGTctcagaaaacaaatatttggagCTTATCAAGTTCTATGGGCTTAGTATGGGGGTAGAAAATGGTGCCCATCAGAAAATCCCTGCCATCAGGAGCTTATGGAACATGGATTAATTAGGATATGACTATCAAAGACATGTGGAAATACATATTCAAGATGCTACATAGATTAAATGTAAACCAATGGGCCACAGACTATATGTTATACAACAAGGGCTGATGCTGCACGTCATGTAATGGCAATCTCACTGCTGGGTGCAGGGGGTGCCACCTGAGTTCTGAGATGAGGGAGAATAACTCTGAACAAGGCTGTCTCTATGTCTGGAGACCAATCCACTAGAAGGACGGCTTATCTGCTCCATTATCCCAAGACCATGTTGGACTAGGGACCACGCAGGCACTCCCATTCAGGAGGGGGAAGAGTGGGGACACACGGTGCCATGTTCAGGTGCTCACCGACATTGCGTGGTCCACGGCAATCACATTGGACAGTGCCCATCTGGACCTGTCCCTTGGCATCCTGTGTCTTTCTTATTGTCCCCAAGACTTTTCGTGCCTCTCAACTGTGCATACACTGAGTCTATCAGGCTTtgaggaaaaattttattttcccccagCCATTTTATCCAGTGAGACGGTTCACTGGACCCTTCTAATGTATCCTCCTTGGACTTGACTCTGAGACACTTCCATCATCCCCTTGGAGGATTTAGGAGCATCGGTGAGAGCATGGCGTGATTTGATCCTTGTGCCCAATCTGAGTTTTAATTGCCCTGTGCTATTCAACTTTCTTAGTTTTATCTTCTGCTTTTTGGGTTAAGAAGGGTGGtctcttagggctggggatgtggctcaagcagtagcacacttgcctggcatgcgcggggcgctgagtttgatcctcaacaccacataaaaataaataaagatgttgtatccaccgaaaactaaaaaataaatattaaaaaattctctctctctttaaaaaaaaagtggtttctgGATTTTCCTGAGTCTTCTCCCCGCCCCCACAATGGCATCATCACTAAAgaattctatttcattggtttatttattttatttatgatacaACATACATTACGTGAAATTCCCATCTTAATAATTACGTGTTCCGTTTGGTAACATGGAGGGCCTCCACCTGCTGGGTCACCTGCTGCTTCATTGCAGCTCCTCCTCCTGTGCAGGTCCCTAGCATGTCTTCCTGGTGACATCTCATTAAATGCAGCTGACGATAACAATGCACACAACCCCTGTTCTGCTTTCCACCTTCCCTGCATCATCTTGCACAGTATCCATCCTTCAAGCATCTTCTTTGCCACCACGTACCGTGCACAGTCATCCTTCCCATTTACATACTGGTTTTAGTGTtaatttagtcatttaaaaaagttatttatttatttgttctaattagttatacatgagaacagaatgcattttgatttacagtacacaagtggagcacaagttttcatttctctagttgtatacaattCATGTCAtcgtacatgtacctagggtaatgatgtccatctcattccaccatctttcctacctccatgccccctccattcccaaccctcccctttgccctatccaaagtccctccatttctcccatctaccccaccccccattatgaatcagcatccacttatcagagaaaacatttggcctttggtttttggggatgggcttacttcacttagcattttcttctccaactccacccaattacctgcaaatgccatgattttcttctcttttattgctgagtaatattccattgtgtatatacaccacattttctttatcctttcatctactgaagggcatctgggttggttccacaatttagctattgagaattgtgctgctataaacattgatgtggctgctgaTTTTAGGACCTTTGGGTATAGTGATTTGGCTATTTTGGGGCAACAATTTCTATACTTGCCAGGTGGTGGAGGCCAGTGCTTCTCAAGCTCTGATAGCCATGCAGAGCATGAGAAGAGCTTGTTAGGGGGGCTTGGGGCAGGAGctaacattttgcattttttttagagagagtgagagaggagagagagagagaatttttaatatttattttttagttctcggcagacacaacatctttgttggtatgtggtgctgaggatcgaaccccggccgcacgcatgccaggcgagcgcgctaccgattgacccacatccccagccccaaacattttgcatttttaacaagctccAAGATACTCTTGGTCCAAGGGCCTCATTCTAAAACCTAAGGTCATCCTGTAGAAACAAAGAGATTCTAAATCTCAGTGACTTCACATACTGAGAACTTGTATTTCAATCACGTCACATGCTCAGCACGAATTAGGAGGGATATCCCTTGCAGCTACTCTGGTTTCTGGGTTGAAGGAAGCCCCATCCTGCCGCACCCTAGCTTGTGAGCTCTTTTCCTACCCACATATCACTCATTGGAACCAGTCACATGGTCTCACATCCCGGTGGGCTGGGAAATTCCAACCAACTATGTACTTTTGGATGTGATAGGTGAATAGCACCTGCTGGGGTGAGCCACACAGTGTCATTGTGTGGAGCTTACTGGCCAAGACATTGcagttgctttatttatttatttttgaaaatttgtttatttattctaacttgttatacatgacagcagaatgcatttcaattcacagtacacagatagagcataatttttcatgtctctggttgaacacaaagtagagtcacaccattcgtgtcttcatacgtcTACTTGGGGTAGTGATACCCATCTCGTTCCACCGTCTTTcctgatttatttacttttaaacatGGCCATATGTGTGGAAAGGGCACAGCAAGGCGAGAACGAGCCCGTGTGGCCTGGCGTGAGCCCAGGAGTGATCCACCTGCTGCATTTCCCCACGAGTAGCACCAGCTCCCAGGTGGTGTGGGGCCCAGATCAGAGCTCTGGGCTGAGGGGAAGGGCTTGGGAAAGCTCCTCCACTCCACCTGGGAATCACTATGCTGAGGAAGTGTTAGAACCAGTGAAGTCCAGGTACATCACTACACTTATTTTATAGGAATAGGCAGCAATTAAGAGCTTTTTTTCTTACATGGCATAATCTGTTAAAATCTGTGCTTATAAATtagttttatagaaaatttacatTTGTGCCAGGAGAGATATGGGGGTAACTGAGGGCAGGGGCTGAGGGCTGCAGCTAGGTTGTTGGCCAGGGACAGAGAGAATAGGAAGCCATTTTAAAGGGAGGATGCCACGGTTGGAGACCCACTTAACCCGCAGGTTTAACAAAAAGGAACTCAGACCCTAGCCCACCTGTTCTTGTCACTGTCTCCCAACGTGGTGCTGATTCTCCATTCAGTGTTCAGTTAAGATGATGCTCAAAGTGTTGGGACCCTACGTGGAGTGCACACTCTGGTTTTTTCTGATATCTTTCAGGTCACAACTTGCTGCGTGTCTCTCACATCCCTCTCCTGAtaccctcccccctttttttgtctTATTAAGCCTTTTAGTGCTGGTTATAAATGTAAGATATGGAAAATGATAAGCCCCAGAGTAGTGTGGTCTGGGAAGAGGGAGTGAAGAAGAAGCTAGCACATTGATAACCTTGATTCTTTCCCAATACGTcttttcccagtgacaagacaATCCTCAGGCAGGGGATAGGCATCAAACCTAAAATGGCAATCTTTGGGAGGAAGCCAAAGCATTGCTCCTTCCccaaataaatcctttcccagtaGACAGTACAGTGGGACCCTGAAGGGAAAGGAGACCCTCCATTCCTCCCTAAGTAAAAACATtgcccagtaaaaacaaattttaattctcacaaacctgtttcctgagtgcccaaactgACATGCTCTGTGCATAATTAAGTCACCTCTCGGTGTGGCATATGGAAGCACAGATTCCTCCTTTGGCCACTGGCTCATTGTCCAGCAGGAAAGTGGGTCCACCAGGTgcatcacttcacctctgaacaaaGGCTGTGCCGATCCGTGACATTTGTGCCCAGCTTGGTCATTCTGTGCTAACATTCAATAAAAGATGTGGCCACATATCTTGCTCATATTCATGGCCTTCTTCCCAGCGATCTGTGCTTTGGGTTGAGTCTGATAAGATTGTCTGTGAGCCATGCACGGAGAAGGCTGACCTGGCCAGGGCGGGCCTGTTGCCTGAGGCTTGAGCAGGTCTAGCTTAGTATCAGGGGACTAGGGATGAATGAGTCGAGAGCAGACCCTCCCAGCGATCTCATCAACTTCCATGGATGTGacttaaaatatgactttttatgaactctagtaattgtacatattaatgaggtTGGGTGTGGCTTTTCCACGTGGGCATACAGCATGCGCTGGTCCAGACTCCCTCTATccaccctttcctcccttcccaacCTCTAGTGATCATTATCCTACATGAGGTTGACTTTGGATTTAGCTTCCATATGAAAGAGAGCATGAGGTACTGGCCTTCCGGTGTGTGGCTGATGTCACTTAACATCGTGTCCTCTGGTCCCATCCATTGGGCTGCCATTGAtaagcattttgtttttctttatggctgaataatactccttTGTGTACACaagacacattttctttatctaatcaTCTGTCAATGGATACCTATGTTGATTCTGTA carries:
- the Mc5r gene encoding melanocortin receptor 5, giving the protein MNSSFHLHFLDLGLNTTESNISGLSVKNKSSPCEDMGIAVEVFLTLGLISLLENILVIGAIVKNKNLHSPMYFFVCSLAVADMLVSMSNAWETITIYLINNKHLVMADAFVRHIDNVFDSMICISVVASMCSLLAIAVDRYVTIFYALRYHHIMTAKRSGAIIACIWTCCTGCGIVFILYYESTYVIVCLISMFFTMLFLMVSLYIHMFLLARTHVKRIAAAPGYSSVRPRTSMKGAVTLTMLLGVFIVCWAPFFLHLILMISCPQNIYCSCFMSHFNMYLILIMCNSVIDPLIYAFRSQEMRKTFKEIICCHGFRVSCRFPSRY